Genomic DNA from Setaria italica strain Yugu1 chromosome V, Setaria_italica_v2.0, whole genome shotgun sequence:
AACATTTTGATATGATATCTATCTTTTTGTGACTTTTTAAGGTTTAAAGTAATCATTCTCACATGAATTATTTTGAGATGAAAAAGAGGCGAGACAATAATAAGTACATCGTAATCATGCAAATATGATTATACTGCCTGAGTTATATTTAGGGTACCTTCTTGTGGCCTTGGTGAACTAGCAGTGATGCATCAATTACGATCTCCAGTAGATTTTATGCTCCTATAGTCCTTCATTAGAAAAAGGATTATGTTAGGAACTTAGGAGTTAGGAACACATTCTTCTAACCTCAACTGGAACTTTTTAAATTCTTACTGGTATACCTGACACATGTAAATAATTCTGTGCATTTCTATTATTTCAGAACTGGCAAAGAAAAGTTGTGTTCCATGCAACTCTAAGGATTTACATCCCATGTCAGAAGATTCTGCTAAAAAATTGCTTGAACAGGTCTTCATCTTGTTTATTTTTGTAGTGAAAATCTTTGATAAAATCATTCCTATTCCTACTCCATTGGCTGATACCTGAAAACAGGTGAATGGTTGGGAACTGACAACTGAAGGTGGTATTCTGAAACTGCATAGAGCCTGGAAGGTGAAGAACTTTGCTAAAGGACTTGAGTTCTTTCAGCTTGTTGCTGCTATTGCTGAGGAAGAAggtcctttctttttctttgttataccttctttcttttatttctttagCTAACAGTCACTCTTTCTTATATATGCTTTCTGATAAAATTTAAAATGATGCCAAGCAACTGCAACTGTTCTATCTGTGGAATGTACTTGGTACACCAACTGCATCTCCTATGATTGTTATCTGAAGAACATAATGGACAAGAGAGATAGGAATCCTGCTCCAGCCAAACCTGGGGAATTATTCTAGTATTCCTGTGATGAATATGGAAACTGAAACATTTAAGGGAATAGCTACCCCTCATATATGCAAGGTGTCAGAACCAACCCACTTTCTGGTCTTGTCCTGTTACCTAATGCATAGTGTTTACTCTAGTTAGATACTTACATGTGACTATTATGTAGCATGCTGTGAGAGTTTTGTTATATCTTTGTGAAAATACTCCTTCAACTTGATCATTGGTTTTACTACTCCACAGAATCCAACAAATTATTGGTGCGAATTTTTCTTGTTTAAACCAATATGCTTTCTCCAGGTCACCATCCAGATCTTCATCTTGTTGGTTGGAATAATGTGAAAATTGATGTTTGGACTCACTCTGTCAGTAAGTGACTCATGTGCTTTTTTTCTCTCTAGTGTATTGTTATTTATGTCACTGAAGCAACTTGTTTATATTACCTTCTTCATCAAACTATTTGTTCCAAAATGTAAAGCATCACCTTGGTCATAGTGAGTCCGCTGGTCAGGCAATGCCTTTGTAAGTTATTTAGTTTTACTGCTTCAGGGATTCCTATTTGATATTTAATTTGCAATTGTCCAATCCGAATAACAATATCCATATgggccttttctttttgtgcttCGTTATATTTTATAGGGTTTTCAACATCTTGAGGCAATCAAACATTAGATTCTTATAAGAAACTTGGTCAAGAAATCTTGAATTAAAAGTATGAGCTCAGAACAGCACTTTGTGTGTTGAATTTATTACAAACTTGTCTAGGGAAAGGCATGCTAAAGCTTAAAAAATGATAAGATCACTTGTTTAAGTTAATCCTCACTGTTAAAGTTCGTGGCAATGGAGATATGTTGTAGGATTCTAGGATCGATATGTTACTTTTCATTAGTCTATCTATACTGCTAATGGGTCAAGTATCTCGTTAGAGCTTAAAGTTGGGCATCGATGGTatgccaaatgcactttcagttGTAAGCTAGAAGTCCCAGCCAACTTTATTTTGGCTTTCTAGTAAAACAGGGCCTTTGGTCTAATGTTGATATTTTGTTTTTGTAGGAGGTTTAACAGATAATGATTTCATCCTTGCTGCGAAGATCAATCATCTCAATTTAGAAGGCATTTTAAGCAAGAGAGCCAATGTCCAGAAGTAGCTCAGATGTGTCGACCAAAGCAGTCCTGTTTCGTGCTCCACTCAAACTTTATAGATGTAACTCATATTTTCTTGGGAAGACTTGGCTAAAAAGTTACATGTTCAGTAGCTCATCGTACTTTGCTAATTTCTCTGAGATAGACTGCTTTTGAATCCGTAGTTCAGCTGTTACGGTCGGACTGTCTGCTATGCTCCCGCGTCTGGGCAAACGTCCAGCTAATTCCCACTTAAATTCTACAGTATTCGGTGAGCATATCAATTTATATTACAATAATATGGGAAAGGCAGGGAAGGGATATTTCCAAATTTCTGATGGTTTCTTTTGTCATGATAGTCCTGGAATTTAGATGAAAGTCCAATCCATAAAAGTCAATTTTCATGAAATAGACCGACTACCGGTTGGAGTCACCGCTGGGGTTTTGAGCCAAACGCTAGCGCAACCAAACACTCTGATCTTGACTGCAGCTTGATGAGAACGCATGTAATTCAAGATTAGCTGCAGGTAAGGGGACACCAGGGGACAAAAAAAAGGCACATTACAAGGTATGAGAAGCAGATCTGTTAGATGAGTTAGGACTTTACCGTTACAAGATAGCACCTCTGCAACATCACTATCAAGTAAAAACCACGACAGCTGAAATTAGTCCCGGAGACACGCAACtggcaaaaaggaaaagaaaaaacacacTTCGACGCTGTTGGATGGATCATCCTCTGCTCAGCAGCGCTCAAGACGGCAGCTCAGCTAGTCTGCTCGCTTCACGGCGCGGCATGCCAAGGCTTGCAGGTAACCTGGCAGTGTAGAGAGGCTTCTCCCACGATAGCACAGGTGTTTAGTAGCTGTGCTGCCAGAGCTGGTGCGATGGTTGGGATGGGGCCGCCTGGGGATTGTTCAGGCTTCCCTCGGTGGGGTTCTGGGGGTGCTCCTGTGGCAGACCGGCCTGCGACTGGTAGAAGCTTGGGTACCCGAGACCACCATATTGAGAGGGCTGTTGTACTTGAGCCTGGCGGAAGCCACCCTGCTGACTCTGTCCCTGGAAACCATAGAAGTTGCCAGGTGGAACTGCTGCTCTTGAACCAGCAGCTCCATGAAGCCACATTGCTGAGTTGTCGCTCTGAAATGAAAATGCACAATTCAGAATGAAAGGAACCTCCAAATCGAAACTGATGCAGGAGTGTGAAGTGTGAAAAGTTCATGCAATCAAACAAGGCTACACATCCAGCCAAGGACACCAGAGGATCAATAGCATGCAGTATTTCCATTACCTGCTGTAGAGCCGCATAATGATTGGGATCTTTGAATTGTGTGCCCAAAGCTTCATCAAACCCTAAAGTTGTGGGCGCAGAGGGGGCACCCTGATTTAGGCTGAAATTTCCAGGAATATTATTTGCATTTCCGAACCCTCCATAACCGGAGAGTGATGATGGCTGTGGTAGGCTCGAAGCAGGAGTGCTGCTCTTGTATTGTGGCATCGAATACTTCATTCCAGCTCCAGGcacagcaggagcagcagacTGATGGAAAGGTCCATTACTGGAGTACGCTTGCTGGAAGGCTGCTGATGGTAGGAAATAGTTCTGAGGCATATATGGATAGCCAACCAGACTGGCAAAAGGCCCAAGGGGTAGAGTCGGCTGAGAGTACGGATGTACGGGCAGTTGTTGCGGGAGAGGAAGCCCTGACGGGATGCTCGTACTGGGAACATGTTGCGTAGACTGAGTGTTGGGGAAGCCTCCTTGTTTCATAGTCTGACGACAGTTCAAGAAAAGTGAAAAGCAGAAATAagatagaaaaatattgaaatggCAGCAGCACATCAATGTCAATACCACATTACCATACCATGATAAAAATGAGATCAGCCCATCAAGCCATCTCAACCACATTGCTATACAGTGACAAAAATGAGACTAGCTCATAAGGaatctcaaaaatacaaactgATACTCTACATAAGCATGATTCATTCCATACCACACTACAAACTTGCAATGCcaatttacttttttttgtcATCTGATTTATCTCTGCAAATATGAACAGGCAACACAATAGACTGACTAGGTAAAGTAATCAAAGTTGTCAGAACCTGAATACTCCATGTTAAAGAGGGGTCACAAACTCACAGCAGATCTTTTTAACGAGTTCAGATTTTAACTGCTTCTTATCA
This window encodes:
- the LOC101772715 gene encoding uncharacterized protein LOC101772715, with translation MIRAATVHARLLLSRSYVSQAKAASRWPLVSRKPSLLGCGRPFYQMDTRGQDENKVSTSRGCHTSPESQELAKKSCVPCNSKDLHPMSEDSAKKLLEQVNGWELTTEGGILKLHRAWKVKNFAKGLEFFQLVAAIAEEEGHHPDLHLVGWNNVKIDVWTHSVRGLTDNDFILAAKINHLNLEGILSKRANVQK